One genomic window of Nocardioides daphniae includes the following:
- a CDS encoding HAMP domain-containing methyl-accepting chemotaxis protein codes for MRTLFCDMSIGRRLAAAFGALCLLLAVVAGTGGLAVQKQSEVADDQQRLAAMRDDVIELRYLDTDANGWQCFIFAEATTTSPAAATAPDAYNVVGLREVRDQVAELLAEFDVDALSEEERVLLDRIEGEWETFFAVSDDWTEQLGRATTPRAMRAAFTALNEGELDAAWSALLDSTEALASSVDQRTADLAAHADSVAAQAQRRVVVAALLALLAAVAMGRAVARSIVRPVDRLVTALDAVAGGDLTASPGIERRDEIGQLAQSFDTTMGALRGIVSTMAASATTVASAAEEIAATSDSISSSAVQTSAEAQTASAAADAVSQNVQTVAAGSEQMGASIQEIARNASDAADVATEAVHAAEATGVTVAKLGVSSQEIGQVVKVITSIAEQTNLLALNATIEAARAGEAGKGFAVVANEVKELAQETARATEEITQRVSAIQSDASGAADAISEIGTIVARINSSQITIAAAVEEQTLTTREMNRNVSDAATGSTEIARTVDRVAGASRDTTESVQQLHGAVADLSRMSSQLQELVATFRHE; via the coding sequence ATGCGCACACTGTTCTGCGACATGTCGATCGGACGACGGCTCGCCGCCGCCTTCGGCGCCCTCTGCCTCCTGCTCGCCGTCGTGGCCGGCACGGGTGGGTTGGCCGTGCAGAAGCAGTCGGAGGTGGCCGACGACCAGCAGCGCCTGGCGGCGATGCGCGACGACGTGATCGAGCTGCGCTACCTCGACACCGACGCGAACGGGTGGCAGTGCTTCATCTTCGCGGAGGCCACGACGACCAGCCCCGCCGCGGCCACCGCGCCGGACGCCTACAACGTCGTCGGCCTGCGCGAGGTGCGTGACCAGGTGGCCGAGCTCCTGGCGGAGTTCGACGTGGACGCCCTGAGCGAGGAGGAGCGGGTCCTGCTCGACCGGATCGAGGGTGAGTGGGAGACCTTCTTCGCCGTCTCCGACGACTGGACCGAGCAGCTCGGCCGGGCCACCACGCCCCGGGCGATGCGCGCGGCGTTCACGGCCCTCAACGAGGGTGAGCTCGACGCGGCGTGGTCCGCGCTCCTCGACAGCACCGAGGCGCTGGCCAGCTCGGTCGACCAGCGCACCGCCGACCTGGCCGCGCACGCCGACTCGGTCGCCGCCCAGGCCCAACGCCGCGTCGTGGTCGCCGCGCTCCTCGCGCTGCTGGCCGCCGTGGCCATGGGCCGCGCCGTCGCGCGCTCCATCGTCCGCCCGGTCGACCGCCTCGTCACCGCCCTCGACGCCGTCGCCGGTGGCGACCTCACCGCCTCCCCCGGGATCGAGCGTCGTGACGAGATCGGTCAGCTGGCGCAGTCGTTCGACACCACGATGGGCGCGCTGCGCGGCATCGTCTCCACCATGGCCGCCTCGGCGACCACGGTGGCCTCGGCCGCCGAGGAGATCGCCGCGACCTCCGACTCGATCTCGTCCTCCGCCGTGCAGACCTCGGCCGAGGCCCAGACGGCCAGCGCCGCTGCCGACGCCGTCTCGCAGAACGTCCAGACCGTCGCGGCCGGGTCGGAGCAGATGGGCGCCTCGATCCAGGAGATCGCCCGCAACGCCAGCGACGCCGCGGACGTGGCCACCGAGGCCGTGCACGCCGCCGAGGCGACCGGGGTGACGGTCGCCAAGCTCGGTGTCTCGTCGCAGGAGATCGGCCAGGTCGTCAAGGTCATCACCTCGATCGCCGAGCAGACCAACCTGCTGGCCCTCAACGCGACCATCGAGGCCGCCCGTGCCGGCGAGGCCGGCAAGGGCTTCGCCGTCGTCGCCAACGAAGTCAAGGAGCTCGCCCAGGAGACGGCCCGGGCCACCGAGGAGATCACCCAGCGGGTCAGCGCCATCCAGTCCGACGCCTCCGGTGCGGCCGACGCGATCAGCGAGATCGGCACGATCGTCGCGCGCATCAACAGCTCGCAGATCACCATCGCGGCCGCGGTCGAGGAGCAGACGCTCACCACCCGCGAGATGAACCGCAACGTCTCCGACGCCGCCACGGGATCCACCGAGATCGCACGGACCGTCGACCGGGTCGCCGGCGCCTCCCGCGACACCACCGAGAGCGTGCAGCAGCTGCACGGCGCCGTGGCCGACCTGTCGCGGATGTCGTCCCAGCTGCAGGAGCTGGTCGCGACCTTCCGCCACGAGTGA
- the glmU gene encoding bifunctional UDP-N-acetylglucosamine diphosphorylase/glucosamine-1-phosphate N-acetyltransferase GlmU, whose protein sequence is MENVTVIVLAAGGGTRMKSKTMKVLHPVAGRSMIGHVLRAVQAVEPERVVAVVGHQREQVGPHITELLPGALLAVQETQDGTGHAVRVAVEAAAAGPVRGTVLVSAGDTPLLRGESLREFVEEHAASGRAVSVLTGRVANPFGYGRIVRDADGGVAAIVEEKDATDEQRRIDEINSGILAFDADFLLGALPRLTNDNANGEYYLTDTVKIARQDGLSVGAHMVDDVSQTEGANDRAQLAELHRQLNARTVTAWMKAGVTVMDPATTWIDDDVVLERDVTILPNTQLLGATVVREDAVVGPDTTLKDCEVGEGARVVRTHAELAVVGDGATVGPFSYLRPGTQVGATGKVGAFVETKNAVLGEGAKVPHLSYVGDATIGEGTNIGAGTIFANYDGVNKHHTVVGKHARTGSNNTFVAPVTIGDGAATGGGTVVRQDVPPGALVVPGATQRVIEDWVLERREGTAQADAARSARSESTD, encoded by the coding sequence ATGGAGAACGTCACCGTCATCGTCCTGGCCGCTGGGGGCGGCACCCGGATGAAGTCAAAGACCATGAAGGTCCTTCACCCGGTTGCCGGCCGTTCCATGATCGGCCACGTCCTTCGCGCCGTGCAGGCCGTCGAGCCCGAGCGCGTCGTCGCCGTGGTCGGCCACCAGCGCGAGCAGGTCGGCCCGCACATCACCGAGCTGCTGCCCGGCGCCCTGCTGGCCGTGCAGGAGACCCAGGACGGCACCGGCCACGCGGTCCGCGTCGCCGTCGAGGCGGCGGCTGCCGGTCCCGTACGCGGCACGGTGCTGGTCTCCGCCGGTGACACCCCGCTGCTGCGCGGCGAGAGCCTGCGCGAGTTCGTCGAGGAGCACGCCGCCTCCGGCCGCGCCGTCTCCGTGCTGACCGGTCGGGTCGCCAACCCGTTCGGCTACGGCCGCATCGTGCGGGACGCCGACGGCGGCGTCGCCGCGATCGTGGAGGAGAAGGACGCCACCGACGAACAGCGACGGATCGACGAGATCAACTCCGGGATCCTGGCCTTCGACGCCGACTTCCTGCTGGGCGCCCTGCCGCGCCTGACCAACGACAACGCCAACGGCGAGTACTACCTCACCGACACCGTCAAGATCGCCCGCCAGGACGGCCTGTCCGTGGGTGCCCACATGGTCGACGACGTCTCACAGACCGAGGGCGCCAACGACCGCGCCCAGCTGGCCGAGCTGCACCGCCAGCTCAACGCCCGCACCGTCACCGCCTGGATGAAGGCCGGCGTCACCGTCATGGACCCGGCCACCACGTGGATCGACGACGACGTCGTGCTCGAGCGGGACGTCACCATCCTTCCGAACACCCAGCTGCTGGGCGCCACGGTCGTCCGTGAGGACGCGGTCGTCGGCCCCGACACCACGCTCAAGGACTGCGAGGTGGGCGAGGGTGCCCGCGTCGTGCGTACGCACGCCGAGCTCGCCGTCGTCGGCGACGGCGCCACCGTCGGCCCCTTCTCCTACCTGCGGCCCGGCACGCAGGTCGGCGCGACCGGCAAGGTCGGCGCCTTCGTCGAGACGAAGAACGCCGTGCTCGGCGAGGGGGCCAAGGTGCCGCACCTCTCCTACGTCGGCGACGCGACGATCGGGGAGGGCACCAACATCGGCGCCGGTACGATCTTCGCCAACTACGACGGGGTCAACAAGCACCACACCGTCGTCGGCAAGCACGCCCGCACCGGCTCCAACAACACCTTCGTGGCGCCGGTGACGATCGGCGACGGCGCCGCCACCGGGGGCGGCACCGTGGTGCGCCAGGACGTCCCGCCGGGAGCCCTGGTCGTGCCCGGCGCGACGCAGCGCGTCATCGAGGACTGGGTGCTCGAGCGCCGCGAGGGCACCGCCCAGGCCGACGCCGCCCGCTCCGCCCGCTCCGAGTCCACGGACTGA
- a CDS encoding TetR/AcrR family transcriptional regulator, with amino-acid sequence MARMPVEDRRAQLVDAAIAVMTREGVRRATTRAIVAEAGASLSVFHYCFDSKRALLEDVVRTLVNRTAAMAREALHTVEPGSDPLHTSLMAYWAHVTAHPDEHQLTYEVAQHCLRDPELAEVGRTQYDHYAGVIAGHLRTNVPGASESPALEEVSRYLAVVIDGLTFDWLVRRNDEQAVAVLETVAAHVNTLLDAG; translated from the coding sequence ATGGCCCGTATGCCCGTCGAGGACCGCCGCGCCCAGCTCGTCGACGCCGCGATCGCGGTGATGACCAGGGAGGGCGTGCGCAGGGCGACGACCCGCGCGATCGTCGCCGAGGCGGGGGCCTCGCTCAGCGTCTTCCACTACTGCTTCGACTCGAAGCGGGCGCTGCTGGAGGACGTCGTGCGTACGCTCGTCAACCGGACCGCGGCGATGGCGCGCGAGGCGCTGCACACGGTCGAGCCCGGCAGCGACCCGCTGCACACGAGCCTGATGGCCTACTGGGCCCACGTCACCGCCCACCCGGACGAGCACCAGCTCACCTACGAGGTCGCCCAGCACTGCCTGCGCGACCCCGAGCTCGCGGAGGTGGGGCGTACGCAGTACGACCACTACGCCGGCGTCATCGCCGGGCACCTGCGCACCAACGTCCCCGGCGCGAGCGAGTCGCCGGCGCTGGAGGAGGTCTCGCGCTACCTGGCGGTCGTGATCGACGGGCTGACCTTCGACTGGCTGGTGCGCCGCAACGACGAGCAGGCGGTGGCGGTCCTGGAGACGGTCGCCGCCCACGTCAACACCCTGCTCGACGCCGGCTGA
- a CDS encoding LacI family DNA-binding transcriptional regulator, translated as MRSAPESVDPRGAVTLDQVASAAGVSRATASRAINGGNRVSPAARSAVETAVRELGYRPNLAARSLVTRRTDSIAVVVPEPDERVFADPFFARTLSAVNRVLAEKDLQLVLLLARPGRDDDRLLRYLGNSHVDGVLVVSHHRSDGLSDRLAALQLHAAFVGRPWTHADKLSFVDTDNVEGGRLATQVLLERGCSRIGTVSGPADMTASLDRLEGWRSAMREAGQPLDVVEQGDFTEEGGARATRALLERHGDLDGLFVASDLMAAGALRVLAEAGRRVPDDVAVVGYDDLGVAERTTPPLTTVSNPTGELATRATRMLLESLAGGEPATPMRLIVTPTLVRRASA; from the coding sequence GTGAGGAGCGCGCCCGAGTCCGTCGACCCGCGCGGGGCCGTCACCCTGGACCAGGTGGCGAGCGCGGCCGGTGTCTCCCGCGCCACGGCGTCTCGGGCCATCAACGGCGGCAACCGGGTCTCCCCGGCTGCGCGGAGCGCGGTCGAGACGGCCGTGCGTGAGCTCGGCTACCGCCCCAACCTGGCCGCCCGCAGCCTGGTCACGCGTCGTACCGACTCGATCGCCGTCGTCGTGCCCGAGCCCGACGAGCGGGTCTTCGCCGACCCCTTCTTCGCCCGCACGCTCAGCGCGGTCAACCGGGTGCTCGCCGAGAAGGACCTCCAGCTGGTGCTGCTGCTCGCGCGCCCCGGGCGGGACGACGACCGGCTGCTGCGCTACCTCGGCAACAGCCACGTCGACGGCGTGCTCGTCGTCTCGCACCACCGCTCCGACGGCCTCTCGGACCGGCTGGCCGCGCTGCAGCTGCACGCCGCGTTCGTGGGGCGGCCCTGGACCCATGCGGACAAGCTCTCCTTCGTCGACACCGACAACGTCGAGGGTGGCCGGCTCGCCACCCAGGTGCTGCTCGAGCGGGGTTGCTCGCGCATCGGCACCGTCTCAGGTCCCGCCGACATGACGGCCAGCCTCGACCGGCTCGAGGGGTGGCGCAGTGCGATGAGGGAGGCCGGCCAGCCGCTCGACGTCGTCGAGCAGGGCGACTTCACCGAGGAGGGCGGGGCGCGGGCCACGCGGGCGCTGCTCGAGCGCCACGGTGACCTCGACGGCCTCTTCGTCGCCTCCGACCTGATGGCCGCCGGCGCGCTGCGGGTGCTCGCCGAGGCCGGGCGACGGGTGCCCGACGACGTGGCGGTGGTCGGCTACGACGACCTTGGCGTCGCGGAGCGTACGACGCCCCCGCTGACCACGGTCTCCAACCCGACCGGTGAGCTGGCGACGCGCGCCACCCGGATGCTGCTGGAGTCGTTGGCCGGTGGGGAGCCGGCCACGCCGATGCGGTTGATCGTCACCCCGACGCTCGTACGCCGCGCCAGCGCGTAG
- a CDS encoding glycoside hydrolase family 1 protein has translation MTSTQQTSQQTSQQTSQTDQQASRTGAETRRFPEGFWFGAATASYQIEGAVTADGRTPSIWDTFCRVPGAVASGDTGDEACQHYLRMPDDVRLMKDLGLDSYRFSIAWPRVRPDGGAPHQAGLDFYRRLVDELLEAQITPWVTLYHWDLPQALEDAGGWLARDTAHRFVDYALTTYEALGDRVPVWTTLNEPWCSAFLGYTSGEHAPGRQEGAAGLVAAHHLMLAHGQATEALRATGTSSDLGITLNFTVADPADPGSAADVDAARRIDGLHNRLFLEPVLRGAYPADVLADTEALTFEGRGWQEVIRDGDLERIHQPLDLLGVNYYEGQAVSATPSADGGGPRPGPGGRPVHSPFPGCESFSTVDRGLPRTDMGWTVQPEGLTRLLVRLQEYGLPLHVTENGAAYDDEVVDGRVDDSGRTSFLEQHLAAVLDAVDAGADVRGFFYWSLLDNFEWAHGYRRRFGIVHVDYDTQVRTPKASALRYAEIARRRSLP, from the coding sequence ATGACCTCCACCCAGCAGACCAGCCAGCAGACCAGCCAGCAGACCAGCCAGACCGATCAGCAGGCCAGCCGCACGGGCGCCGAGACCCGCCGCTTCCCCGAGGGGTTCTGGTTCGGGGCGGCCACCGCGTCGTACCAGATCGAGGGGGCCGTGACCGCCGACGGCCGCACGCCGTCGATCTGGGACACCTTCTGCCGCGTACCGGGCGCCGTCGCCTCCGGCGACACCGGCGACGAGGCCTGCCAGCACTACCTGCGGATGCCTGACGACGTCCGGCTCATGAAGGACCTGGGGCTCGACTCCTACCGCTTCTCGATCGCCTGGCCGCGCGTGCGTCCCGACGGGGGAGCGCCCCACCAGGCGGGCCTCGACTTCTACCGGCGCCTCGTCGACGAGCTGCTCGAGGCCCAGATCACGCCGTGGGTGACGCTCTACCACTGGGACCTGCCCCAGGCGCTCGAGGACGCCGGCGGCTGGCTGGCGCGCGACACCGCGCACCGGTTCGTCGACTACGCGCTCACGACGTACGAGGCCCTGGGTGACCGGGTGCCGGTGTGGACGACGCTCAACGAGCCGTGGTGCTCGGCCTTCCTGGGCTATACCTCCGGCGAGCACGCGCCGGGACGGCAGGAGGGGGCCGCCGGCCTCGTCGCCGCGCACCACCTGATGCTCGCGCACGGCCAGGCGACGGAGGCGCTGCGGGCGACCGGCACGAGCTCCGACCTCGGGATCACCCTCAACTTCACCGTCGCCGACCCGGCCGACCCCGGTTCGGCGGCCGACGTCGACGCCGCGCGCCGGATCGACGGGCTGCACAACCGGCTCTTCCTCGAGCCGGTCCTGCGCGGGGCCTACCCGGCCGACGTGCTGGCCGACACCGAGGCGCTCACCTTCGAGGGGCGCGGCTGGCAGGAGGTCATCCGCGACGGCGACCTGGAGCGCATCCACCAGCCGCTCGACCTGCTCGGGGTCAACTACTACGAGGGCCAGGCTGTCTCCGCGACCCCGTCGGCCGACGGCGGCGGGCCGCGACCCGGCCCGGGCGGGCGACCGGTGCACAGCCCGTTCCCGGGGTGCGAGTCGTTCTCAACCGTCGACCGTGGGCTGCCGCGTACCGACATGGGCTGGACCGTGCAGCCGGAGGGACTGACCCGGCTGCTCGTCCGGCTCCAGGAGTACGGCCTGCCGCTGCACGTCACCGAGAACGGCGCCGCCTACGACGACGAGGTGGTCGACGGCCGGGTCGACGACTCCGGGCGCACGTCCTTCCTCGAGCAGCACCTGGCAGCCGTGCTCGACGCGGTGGACGCCGGGGCGGACGTACGCGGCTTCTTCTACTGGTCGCTCCTCGACAACTTCGAGTGGGCGCACGGTTATCGCCGGCGCTTCGGCATCGTGCACGTCGACTACGACACCCAGGTGCGCACGCCCAAGGCCAGCGCCTTGCGCTACGCCGAGATCGCGCGGCGCCGGAGCCTGCCGTGA
- a CDS encoding ABC transporter permease subunit, giving the protein MTTHPSAGALRTEDTPVPLGPEGAAPVRPTWRQRLNRADAKYSGYLYVAPFFVVFAVVGLFPLAYTAYVSVHEWSLIGGKGEFVGLENYREVLDNPYFLKSLVNTFSIFLLSSVPQVLIALVLAGLLNSGLRGATFWRMSILVPFVVAPVAVAIIFGNLFGDRYGLVNEVLGLVGIDPIRWHVDRFASHVAIATMVNWRWTGYNALILLAAMQAVPKELYESAALDGAGRVRQFLSITVPMIRPTMIFVVVTSTIGGLQIFAEPRLFDDTMGQRRQRPAVQHRDHARVRLRLAPARPRRRLGDGLDALPGHRRGRRRQLHPHPAALRGRGPTMTRRPGFLVYGLLAAFVLGSTFPLYWSFLSGSRTQAEMSGGDPPLLPGGHFLDNAARVLDTVPFWKAMGNSLLVSGVTATSVVFFCTLAGFAFAKFSFRGRTPLLVFVIATMAVPTQLGVVPLFILMAKLGWAGTTWSVMVPWLVTAFGVFFMRQYLVDAVPDELVEAARMDGCSSFRTFLSVGLPAARPAAAILWLFTFMQVWTDFFWPLIALNSDNPTLQIALNQLQSGYFKDYSLVLAGTTLASIPLLVLFAFTGRQFVSGIMQGAVKG; this is encoded by the coding sequence ATGACCACCCACCCCAGCGCTGGCGCCCTTCGGACCGAGGACACCCCCGTGCCCCTCGGCCCGGAGGGCGCCGCGCCCGTACGCCCGACCTGGCGCCAGCGGCTCAACCGCGCCGACGCCAAGTACTCCGGCTACCTCTACGTCGCGCCGTTCTTCGTCGTCTTCGCCGTGGTCGGGCTCTTCCCGCTGGCCTACACGGCGTACGTGTCGGTGCACGAGTGGAGCCTGATCGGCGGCAAGGGGGAGTTCGTCGGCCTCGAGAACTACCGCGAGGTGCTCGACAACCCCTACTTCCTCAAGTCGCTGGTCAACACCTTCAGCATTTTCCTGCTCTCCTCGGTGCCGCAGGTCCTGATCGCGCTGGTGCTGGCCGGCCTGCTCAACAGCGGCCTGCGCGGCGCGACCTTCTGGCGGATGAGCATCCTGGTGCCGTTCGTGGTGGCTCCGGTCGCGGTGGCGATCATCTTCGGCAACCTCTTCGGTGACCGCTACGGGCTGGTCAACGAGGTGCTGGGGCTGGTCGGGATCGACCCGATCCGGTGGCACGTCGACCGGTTCGCCAGCCACGTCGCGATCGCGACGATGGTCAACTGGCGCTGGACCGGCTACAACGCACTGATCCTGCTCGCGGCCATGCAGGCCGTGCCCAAGGAGCTCTACGAGTCGGCGGCGCTCGACGGCGCCGGCCGGGTGCGGCAGTTCCTCTCGATCACCGTGCCGATGATCCGACCGACCATGATCTTCGTGGTGGTCACCTCCACGATCGGTGGCCTGCAGATCTTCGCCGAGCCCCGGCTCTTCGACGACACGATGGGGCAACGGCGGCAGCGACCGGCAGTTCAGCACCGTGACCATGCTCGTGTACGACTTCGGCTGGCGCCTGCGCGACCTCGGCGCCGCCTCGGCGACGGCCTGGATGCTCTTCCTGGTCATCGTCGTGGTCGCCGTCGTCAACTTCACCCTCACCCGGCGGCTCTCCGGGGTCGGGGGCCGACGATGACGCGCCGCCCGGGCTTCCTGGTCTACGGCCTGCTGGCCGCCTTCGTCCTCGGCTCGACCTTCCCGCTCTACTGGTCGTTCCTCTCCGGCTCCCGTACGCAGGCCGAGATGTCCGGTGGTGACCCGCCGCTGCTGCCCGGCGGGCACTTCCTCGACAACGCGGCCCGCGTGCTCGACACGGTCCCGTTCTGGAAGGCGATGGGCAACAGCCTGCTCGTCTCCGGGGTCACCGCCACGTCGGTCGTCTTCTTCTGCACGCTGGCCGGCTTCGCCTTCGCCAAGTTCAGCTTCCGCGGTCGCACGCCGCTGCTCGTCTTCGTGATCGCGACCATGGCGGTGCCGACCCAGCTCGGCGTGGTGCCGCTCTTCATCCTGATGGCCAAGCTCGGCTGGGCCGGCACGACCTGGTCGGTGATGGTGCCGTGGCTGGTGACGGCCTTCGGCGTCTTCTTCATGCGCCAGTACCTGGTCGACGCCGTGCCCGACGAGCTCGTCGAGGCCGCCCGGATGGACGGCTGCTCGAGCTTCCGGACCTTCCTCAGCGTCGGGCTGCCCGCCGCCCGGCCGGCCGCCGCGATCCTCTGGCTCTTCACCTTCATGCAGGTGTGGACCGACTTCTTCTGGCCGCTGATCGCGCTCAACTCCGACAACCCGACCCTCCAGATCGCCCTCAACCAGTTGCAGAGCGGGTACTTCAAGGACTACAGCCTCGTGCTCGCCGGCACGACGCTCGCCAGCATCCCGCTCCTCGTCCTGTTCGCCTTCACCGGACGCCAGTTCGTGTCCGGCATCATGCAAGGAGCGGTCAAGGGATGA
- a CDS encoding ribose-phosphate diphosphokinase, with amino-acid sequence MKRTPEKNLMVFSGRAHPELANEIGDMLGSGLVPQSAYAFANGELYVRFEESVRGSDAFVIQSHTAPINEWLMEHLIMVDALKRASAKRITVVMPFYGYGRQDKKHRGREPISARLIADLFKTAGADRLITVDLHADQIQGFFDGPVDHLMALPILADYVKEKYGAKQLAVVSPDAGRIKVAERWSARLGGVPLAFIHKTRRTDRPNEVAANRVVGDVEGRICVLTDDMIDTGGTIVKAAEACMDAGAAGVVIAATHAILSDPAVDRLKNSPAVEVIVTNTLPIPEDKQFDKLTTLSIAPLISRAIREVFEDGSVTSMFDGHA; translated from the coding sequence ATGAAGCGAACCCCCGAGAAGAACCTCATGGTCTTCAGCGGCCGGGCCCACCCCGAGCTGGCCAACGAGATCGGTGACATGCTCGGCAGCGGCCTGGTCCCGCAGTCGGCCTACGCGTTCGCCAACGGCGAGCTCTACGTGCGCTTCGAGGAGTCGGTGCGTGGCTCCGACGCCTTCGTGATCCAGTCCCACACCGCTCCGATCAACGAGTGGCTGATGGAGCACCTGATCATGGTCGACGCCCTCAAGCGCGCCTCCGCCAAGCGGATCACCGTGGTGATGCCCTTCTACGGCTACGGTCGTCAGGACAAGAAGCACCGCGGTCGCGAGCCGATCTCGGCCCGTCTGATCGCCGACCTCTTCAAGACCGCCGGCGCCGACCGCCTGATCACGGTCGACCTGCACGCCGACCAGATCCAGGGCTTCTTCGACGGCCCCGTCGACCACCTGATGGCGCTGCCGATCCTGGCCGACTACGTCAAGGAGAAGTACGGCGCCAAGCAGCTCGCCGTCGTCTCGCCCGACGCCGGCCGGATCAAGGTCGCCGAGCGCTGGTCGGCCCGCCTCGGCGGCGTCCCGCTGGCCTTCATCCACAAGACCCGTCGCACCGACCGCCCCAACGAGGTGGCCGCCAACCGCGTCGTCGGTGACGTCGAGGGCCGCATCTGCGTGCTGACCGACGACATGATCGACACCGGCGGCACCATCGTGAAGGCCGCGGAGGCCTGCATGGACGCCGGCGCGGCGGGGGTGGTCATCGCCGCCACCCACGCGATCCTCTCCGACCCCGCCGTCGACCGCCTGAAGAACTCCCCGGCCGTCGAGGTGATCGTCACCAACACGTTGCCGATCCCCGAGGACAAGCAGTTCGACAAGCTGACCACGCTCTCGATCGCCCCGCTCATCTCGCGCGCGATCCGCGAGGTCTTCGAGGACGGCTCGGTCACGTCGATGTTCGACGGCCACGCCTGA
- a CDS encoding neutral/alkaline non-lysosomal ceramidase C-terminal domain-containing protein — translation MRHGSTYLTVERKVGASWQRVADDGDWETRFRWRRDGISASRITITWDVPRGTPAGSYRIRYFGDARSLLGTVRPVSGTSPTFAVR, via the coding sequence CTGCGGCACGGCAGCACCTACCTGACCGTCGAGCGCAAGGTCGGGGCCTCGTGGCAGCGCGTCGCCGACGACGGCGACTGGGAGACCCGGTTCCGGTGGAGGCGTGACGGGATCAGCGCCTCGCGGATCACCATCACCTGGGACGTGCCGCGCGGGACCCCGGCCGGCTCCTACCGGATCCGCTACTTCGGCGACGCCAGGTCGCTGCTCGGCACGGTGCGGCCCGTCAGCGGAACCTCCCCGACCTTCGCGGTACGGTGA